The Microbacterium sp. zg-Y1090 sequence GGAACCCTGCACCCACCTCGATCAGACCGGCGACACGTCCTCTGGTGAACACGTGGCCGGAATCCGGCTGCAGCACACCCGAGATGAGCTTGAGAGTCGTGGACTTGCCCGACCCGTTCAGCCCGAGGATCGCGACGGACTCCCCCTCTGCGACCTGGAAGCTGACGTCGTCGAGCGCGAGGAACTGGTCGGAGGTGACCTTCTTCCCCTTGATCCAGCCGATGAAGGCTTCTTTGAAGGAGTGCGTGTTGCGCTTGAGGAAGTGCTTCGACACTCCGTCGACGATGATCGACGGACGCGTCACCACGTCGGGTGACTGAACGATGGAGGTTGATGTCATCTAGAGATCCTGAGCAAAGGTGCGTTCCATCTTGCGGAACACCGTCTGGCCGACAACGAGCATGATCAGGCAGGCCGCCACTCCCGCGATGGAGTACGCCCAGAAGAGAGGCGGGAACGGCTGCTGCTGTTCCACCGTCGCGTTCCAGAACCCGTGGTGGAACAGTTCCACGGCGACGGACAGGGGATTGGACATGTAGATCGCGAACACCGGCCCCGAGAGCACATCACGGACGAGCATCCAGGTGTACAGCACCGGCGATGTCCAGGTCGCGAACATCCGGATGATCTCGACGAAGTTCTGAGCGTCGCGGAAGCGGACGTTGATACCGCCGAAGAAGAGCCCGAGGCCCGTTGCGAACGCCACGATCAGGATCACCGCGCCGACGGCACCGAGCACGGCACCGATCGTCGGAGTCCAGCCCACCAGGAGGCAGATCACGAGGAGCACCAGCATCTGCGGTGCGAAGTGGATCAGCGCGACGATCACCGAAGCCGCAGGGAAGAGCTCCCTGGGAAGGTAGATCTTGTTGACGAGGGCGCGGTTCTCGACGATCGAGTTCGTCGCGTTCCCGAAGGCCTCGTTGAAGAGGTTGACGATGATGACGCCCGAGAACAGATAGATCGGGAAGTTCTCGATGTCCCGGTGGAACTGGAGGATGACCCCCATGACGAAGTAGTAGATGACAAACTGCGACAGCGGCTTGACGTAGGACCAGGTCCAGCCGAGCACCGAGTTGCGGTAACGCGTGGCCGTCCCCTTGCGGACGAGGAGACCGAGCAGGTATCGCCAGCGAATGAGGTCGACGAGGCCACGTCCGCGCCCAGGCACGTCGTAGTCAGTGAGGTCAATTTGGGTCATCATCCTGCACGCCGTTCCAGTGCCTGGCTCCCAGGCGCTCCTCTGATCGCGTCGTAATAGTCTAAGTGGTCTGTGGCCGGGAAACCGCCGTGACGCGGACGACGAAGGGACGACATGCCGAACATGCGATCGCACGCCGCACGAGCGGCCAGGCGGCTGCTGGGGGCGAGGTACGACACGGTTCGGGCCAGGCTCGTCGGGGCACCCCTGCCGCCTTCACCGGCGCGAGAGGCGGCCGCCCTGCAGGCCTCCGGGCTCTTCGACGCCGACTTCTACCGTCGACTGCGCGCCCTCCCCGCATCGACGGATCCCGCGAAGGACTATGCGCGGTACGGCAGCCGTCAGAAGCTGCCCTTCCATCCTCTGATCGAACCCGAGTACGTCGGAGGCGATGCTCTCGTGGCCCTCTCAGAGGGCCGGGTCGACGATTTCCTCGCGGCGCTCCGCCGTCTGCCCGTCGACCGTTGGGGGCCGCTGCTCGCGAACTGGCCGGTCGGCCAGCAACTCGGAGCCGACCGCAACCAGCTCGTCGTCTCCATGGACGGCATCGCGATGTCCGCTGAGGAAGCGGCTGAACGGCTCATCGATTTCCACGCCGGACTGGGGCATCCCACCGATGAGATCGGCGAGACGGACTGGCAGGCCGCCCTCACCGCACCCCGCGTCGAAGGCCGAGTGAGCGTCATCATGCTCACCTACCAGGACCACGCCATGACGACTGCGGCGGTGGACGCGGTCCTGCGCACCACCGAGAACGAGGACGTCGAGGTGGTCCTCGTGGACAACGCCTCACGGGACGCGGTCGGACGGGTGCTTGTCGCGCGCTACGGCTCCCATCCGCGCGTCCGCTACCTCCGCCCGGCGGTCAACCTCAACTTCGGGCCGGGGAGCAATCTCGGCGCGATCCGCTCCACGGGCGAATACCTCATGCTCCTCAACAACGACACGCTGCCGCAGAAGGGGTGGCTCGCGCCTCTGCTGGCGCGATTGACGCGCCCTGGAGTCACGGCGGTGCAGCCGTTGCTCCTCTACCCCGACGGGACGGTGCAGACGGCCGGCACCGTCTTCGCCGCGCCACGGAGCCTCGCTCACCACTTCCTCGTCGGCCACCCTCTCGCCGATGCCGTCCGACACGGGGGGACAGGCTTTCGTGCGATCACCGCGGGCGCGATGCTGATCCGCGCGTCCGACTTCCTCAGCCTGCGAGGCTTCGACCCCGCCTACGTGAACGGTCAGGAGGACGTCGACTTCTGCCTCCGCGCCGCACGCGACATCGGTGGCGGCTTCGACGTGGAGAGCAGTTCCCGCGTGATCCACTTCGAGAGCAAGACCCCCGGACGCATGGCGCGCGCTTCCGCCAATCGCCAGGTCCTCATGCATCGCTGGCGTGCCGAGCTCACCGCCGCCGATGCGCAGCAGTATGCGGAAGCCGGTCTCGAACTCGCTCACGCCCAGCCGGACATCAGCGGCCCCTTCGCGATCGCACGCCCCGTGGCGGTGCGCCCACGCCAGGAGAGGAAGCCTCGCTGGTCCATCGCCACCGACATCCCGGCGGCCGAAATCATCCTGGGCGACGGCCCCTCGCCCCATTGGTCGCTCGTGCGCGAACTGGTGGCGAGCATCGAGGATCTCGGACACGAGGTCACCGTCGACGCCGCAGAAGTGCGCCTTCGCGCGACCGCCTACCTGGACGACATCCGGCTGGTGTTCGGGGCCCGCAGCGACGCCTCCCCTTGGCTGGGGCGCTTCAACGTGCTCCTGTCGAACGGCGACACCACCGCCGGCCATGACGACGGCTTCGATGCAAGGCTCACCATCCCGTCGCTGGCGAACCCTGCCGAGGCAGCGGCACGACTGCGCGACATCTCGGCGTCCGCAGGCTTTCCCGTGGCCGACGTCTGAAGCGTCAGCCTCGCAGCACGCCGAGGCTGCCGGGCGAGACGGTGAGGACCGATTCCGGCGGGATCGTCGCGGGATCCACGCTCACGAGTGCTCCGCCCTGCGCGACGTAGACAGCGCCGCTCCCATCGGTGAGTCGCAGTTCGGAGACCGGGGCCGCTGACGAGAATCGCAGGGAGGCGCAGGTGGCCGCGTCGAGGGCCTGCACCCGCAGGCCGCCTTCGGCACCGGGGCGGAGTGCGCGCAGCTGGCCCTGAGCACCGACGTAGACGCTGCTCCCGCAGCCTACGAGCGGAGAGACCGATCCCCGAACCGGGTAGAGGACGCTCTCGGCCGCTGCCCGTATACTCAGCCGGCCGCTGATTCCGAGGTCATCACCGACGCCCCAGTTCGGCAGCGCAAGACGCCGTGCGCCGTCGATGAAGTAGACGGTGGGCTGACCTGTGCTGCGCACCACCGCCCCCGCAGTCGGGAGACCGCTCCCCTGCGGAAGCGCATCGAAATAGGCGGCTGTGATCCGGCGCGGATCAGGAGCCGTGCCGCCGTTGGCTTCCTGGGCCTGCGACGCGTTCTCGAGACGGATGAAGCCTCCAGCCGCGGCGACCGCCAGCCGTGAGCCATCCGTGACGAAGGCGGGGCCCGTCACCGTCCCTCTCGAAGGAATCTGTGCGCACGTCGACGGCGCGAGAGCGACCGTCGGGTTCCCTCCGGAATCCGCGGTCGTCATCAGCGACCGCCCGCTGTTGCCGGCGACGAAGAGGCTGTCCCCGCAACGGATGAACGGGCCGAGCGTGCCCTGCGCCGAACCCGCTGTGGCGAGGTGGGCCGCGCTGATCACGATGCTGGCCGTCGGAAGCCCCAACGCGCGGGACACCTCCCAATCAGGCAGCCGCAAGAGGGATGTTCCGTTGACGAGGAAGACGGCGCTGGTGCCGTCTGCGCGCACCATCGTGCCGGGGCGCAGGTAGGGCAGTGACTGGGTGAATACCCCCAGACTGCCCGCCGACATCCGGATGGTCGCGGGATAGCGACCGCCGTTGAGCTCCTGGAGGAGCTCGGCAGAGACGACGTGGCGCAGCGTGTCTCCGGTGAGGTGGTAGATCTCGGGCGCGCCCGTCACGCCGAGGAAGATCTGACCGGACTGCGGCGCTCCCTCGCGCACGAGTGCCGCGCACGTCGCCGCGTCGAGCGGAGTGGACGCGAGTCCTGTCGCGGCTCCATCCGGCAGACGGGTCAGCTTCTTCGAACCTGCGATGAAACGCTCCGTGCCGCAGATCGCGATCGGCGCGACGGAGCCCGCGACGGTGTATCCCGCCACCTGGCTCCGCTGCACCACCCGGAACGTCGATCCGGGGATTCCGTAGTCTGCGAGGCCGGCGAAGCTCGGGACGTAGATGAGCCGTCCGTCGCTGGTCGGGAGGTACACCCGCGATTCTCCGTCCACGCGGAGCGCGCGTGCAGGGGCGAAGAGCATGGGACCCGCGGGAAGCGCAGCCTGGGCCTCGCGCGGCATCACTGCCGCAAAGGGGGCGCTCCCCCCGTTGATCAACCGCGCGGACTCGGCGTCGAGCACCGGGCGCAGCGCTCCGGACCACCAGCGGTAGTAGCGTCCGGCGGCGTCCCGGGAGTAGTCGGTCACGGCTGGCCCGGCGCCGAACCGCGCATAGTGCTCCGGAGCGAGTTCGACGCGCTTGCTGCATTCCCCGCCCCAGCGCTGCACCAGCGTGCAGTTGCCGAATCGGTGCGTCTTGCCGCCCTGCAGATACGCGATGTCCCCGGTCGACGTGTTGCGCACGAAGAGGGACGCCCTTCCGGAGTCCGCGAATCGCTGGAGGTAGGACTGCGATGTCGAAACAGCCGTGCCGAACGCCTGGATGTACTCGGAGTACACGCCGGCGGGCACGTAGTACCGGCGCTCACCCGTGACCAGCCACACATCGATCCCGACCTTGACGAGGGCATTGGCGGTGCCCTGCGTCGAGCCGAACCAGTCGGTGAAGTACTGATAGAAGTTGCGGTTGCCGTAGGAGGAGCACCCGTCGCCCTCGCCGTAGCCGGCCCGCAGCGCGGCGGCGTTCGGCTGGTACGGGGTGTAGTAGTACAGCGCAGCCGTCGCCTGGTTGGCGATGTACACGGGGGACGAACCACATGACGCGTTGGGGTGCCAGCGCACGTTCCACGTCTTACCGGGCGCGTACCAGGTGAAGTAGTTGCTGGTCCCTGGCGGGTTGGCGTAGCGCTTCAGCTGCCACGCCGCCCCGTAGACCTGGTTGAAGAAGCCGAAGTAGCGCGAATCGCAGGCAGCGGTGTCGGGGCAGCCCTGACCCATCGCGATCTTGTACTGCGAGTCCACCGGCCAGGTGTCCGTGACCAGTCCCTGCTCCTTCTGGAGCATGACGATGAGAGCCTGGGGGTTGATGCCGCACGCCTGTGCCACCTTGAACAGGATCCGCGCGGCCGACTCCACGCCACCCCCCGCGTAGGCGTTGCACATGGCGTCTGCGGCGACGGCGCGCGTCGTGTCCGTCTTGCTCTTCAGGCAGACATGCCCCGAGCGGCATGTAGTCACCTTGGAGTTGAGGAAGGACTGGATCTGCGCCTCGGTCATCGTGGCCGAGTTGTAGAAGACGGCGTCGGAGACGATGTTGCCGGGCTGGAACTTCGTGAGGTCGGCGGTCTTGACGATGCCGGACGCCACACTCGATGTGGCCCGCTCCGTCTCCAACGAACGCCCGGCGGCCGCGGTCACCACGGCGGTCGCGGCAGCCTCACCCGGCACGGCCTGCGCAGGGGTGGCGACCACGAGCCCGGCCACCATCAGGAGGGCGGACGCGACGGCGGTCGCGGCTTTCGAGCGCAGGCGAAGCCGACGTGCGTGGGGGCGCAGCATGTGTCCAGTGTTACGGAAGTTGCCAGAGAATACCAACGGCGCGCCCAGAGAGGCCTGCTATGGGGTCACAGGTCGGCGTGCAGCTGCCATACGCGCTCCGCAGCGCCGGCCCACGAGAACGCGCGCCCGCGATCGCCGGCGAGGACAGCGGCGCGGGAACGTGCGGCATCCGAGCCCAGCAGCTGCGACAGGGCCCCACCGATGGCGTCGGCCGACGGCTGCGCGAGCGCTCCCCCGTCGACGACCAGCTCGCGGTTCGCGGGGGTGTCGGCGACCACGACGGGAAGGCTCAGGGTGAGCGCCTCGACGACGGCCCAGGGAAACCCCGTCACGGTCGAGGGCGAAACCAGCGCGGTCGCCCCGGCCAGCACCGCGGCGCGATCCGCCGCGGTGAGCGGTCCCGGCACGCGCAGGCGCGACTCATCGAGCCCCGCTGCCGCGCCCGCCTCCCGAATGGCCGCGGCACGATCGTCCGGCACGTTCATCACGACGACAGGAAGGTCCGCGCCGGAGGCCATCACTCCGGCGAACGCGATTTCCGCTCCCCCGGCCGTACCGTCGATGACGACATACTCCCCCGGCAGCTCCAGCGAGCGCCGCCGGCCCACTTCGTCGGTCGGCGCGGCGAAACCCTCCGGCGCCGCCCCGGCGATCACCCGGATCCGGTCGCCCAGCTTCGGCGCGACCTGCCGCAGCGCATCGGCGTGGGCATGGCTGGGAACCACCACGGCGTCGGCGTGCTTGACCGCCCGCTTGAGCATGGCCTTCTGCCACATCACGCCCGCGCGCCCGAGCTCCTCCGGAGCCTCCCAAGCGGTGAGGTCCCACAGCGTCACGACGGTCTGCTCGTGGGCGTAGACCCGGTCGTGCCGCACCAGCGGGGCGAGGAACGTGGGCGAGTGGATCATGCCGCCGGCGACCCCGGCGGCGACGCCGAGCTGCCATGATGCGGCCAGTTCGCGCCGCGGCAGCGGAGCGGCAGCGACGTCGGCGAGCCCGGGCACGTCGATGTGCAGGCGCGAGATCTCGTCGTCTGCGATGGCGGGCACCACCGCCGCCACCTCGCACGCCGGCGGCGCTGTGCGCACCAGCGCCCGCGCAAGCTGACGCGCGGCCTCGGCCGGCGCATCACCCGGGGCCGCGGGAGCGTCGAGCACCACGCGCAGCGTCGTCGTCATCGCTCAGCTCTCCGGCTCGGGCGTCGGCGGGTGCAGGGCGTCCCGCACGATCTCGTGCACCCGGTCGTAGTCGGGGTCGTCGGGGTCGATGCCGATGCCCATCGGCGTCAGCTCCAGGCTCGCGACGGGCTGCTCCTTGGCCTTGAGCGCCAGCTCGACGAAGGTCGGGAACATCGACTGCGGCACGTCCGTCTCGATGAGGTCCTGCCCGGCCGCCGCGATGTCGTTGAACCGGGTGAGCACCGTGGCCGGATCCAGCTGGGCGAGCATGGCCTGCTGCAGCTGACGCTGACGCTGCATGCGGTCCCAGTCGTTGGTGGTGTAGCGGGAGCGGGCGTACCACTGGGCGGTGTCGCCGTCCATGTGCTGCTCGCCCGCCTCGATCCAGCCGATGGCCCAGTCGTCGACGGGCTGGCCGTCGTACGCCGGCCCGCCGCCCTTCGGCAGTCGCTCGGCGACGGTGATGTCGACGCCGCCGAGAGCGTCGATCATGTCCGCGAAGCCGTGCATGTCGACGAACACGTAGTAGGGGATCTCGATGCCGAGGACCCCCTCCGCGGCATCCTTGGTCGCTTCGACCGCCGGGGTCGAGCCCACGGACTCCGCGTCGGGGTACAGGCCCGAGCCGTCGCGGCACACCTCGACCGCGTTCATGAGCTGATTGATGCCGGCGCCCCAGCCGCAGGTGGCATCCCCGTGCCCCTCGAAGCCGTCGGGATACAGGTCCTGCATGGGGCCGGCGGAGAACGGCGGGTTCTGGATGTCCCGCGGGATGCCGGTGATCGTCACAGCGCCGGTCTCGGCGTTGATCGAGACCACCGAGATGCTGTCGAACCGCATCGAGTCGCGGCCGTCGCCGCTGTCCGCCCCCAGCAGCAGGATGTTGTAGTAGCCGTCCGAAGGCGGCACGCTGGGGCCGCTCTGCCCGAAGATGCTGCCGAACGCGCCCCGCAGCGTGCCCACCGAGTAGGCCGCATACGCGGTCGTGCCGCCGGCGAGCACGAGCAGCGCCACCGCCAGTGCGGCGATGCCGACGCGGGCGCGCGGTCGCGTGCGGACCAGACGGGCCAGCCGCAGCGTGTCGACGGTGAGCACGACCCACAGCACGACGTAGGCGATCAGCACGACCTGCACCAGCGTGAGCACGAACCAGTTGGTGCCGAGCGTCGTCACGGCCTCGCGCCAGAGCAGCGCGCCGAGCGCCGCCACGACGATCAGCACCCACATCGTGAGCGTGGCGGCGACGCCGACGCGGCCGAGACGTCGATTGCCGGCCAGCACCTGGGCGGAGCCGGGCAGCAGGAAGTTGAGCACCACCAGCCACCAGGCCCGTCGGGTCATCACGTCGGCGGAACCGGCATCCGGATGCCGCATCGGGCGCTGCTGCAGCAACGAGCCGCGGCCGGATGTCCGGGAGCCGGCGGTCCGCGGCGGACTGGCAACGCTCACAGGGAGTCCTTCAGCCGCCGGTTCTTCTCCTCGACCTGGGCCTCGAGGTCGCGGGCATACCCCTCGATCCGGTCGGCGAGGCGGTCATCGCCGACACCGAGCATGCGCACGGCGAGGAGGCCGGCGTTCTTCGCGCCGTTGATGGAGACCGTCGCCACCGGGATGCCCGCGGGCATCTGCACGATGCTCAGCAGCGAGTCGAGTCCATCGAGCGTGGCCAGCTGCACCGGCACACCGATCACCGGCAGCGACGTCACCGAGGCGAGCATGCCGGGCAGGTGGGCGGCGCCTCCGGCACCGGCGATGATCACCTTGACACCACGGGCGCGGGCCTCGCGTCCGTAGCGGAGCAGCTTGTCAGGAGTGCGGTGGGCGGAGACGACCTCGACCTCGTGGGGCACGGCGAAATCCGACAGCGCCTGCGATGCGTCGCTCATGACCCGCCAATCGGAGTCTGAGCCCATCACGACGCCCACGAGGGGTTCTTCAGAGGAATGCAGCGGCCGGGTCACCCGTCAAGGCTAGGGCGCAAGCCTGCAAGTTGCCCGCAACGGCGCGCGTCCGCACTCCCCCGCTCCCGCCCGGAGGGGGCGGTCTTCACTCGAGGAAGTGCGCGGCGGCGGCGCGCGACTCGTACACGACGTCGTCGAGGTGCGCGCCGGCCACCGTCACATGGCCGACCTTGCGTCCGGGCCGAGGGGCCTTGCCGTAGGTGTGCACCTTGGCGGCAGGGTGCGCGTCCAGTGCAGCGGCGAACCGCTCCTCGAGGTCACCCTGCGCCGGACCGCCCAGGATGTTCACCATCACCGACCAGGGCTCGCGCGGCCGGGTATCGCCCAGCGGCAGATCGAGCACCGCACGCAGGTGCTGCTCGAACTGTCCCGTCACGGCGCCGTCCTGGCTCCAGTGGCCGCTGTTGTGCGGCCGCATGGCCAGTTCGTTGACCAGCAGACGGTGATCACTGGTCTCGAAGAGCTCGACGGCGAGCATCCCGGTGACGCCGAGACCCGTGGCGATGGCCTCACCGATACCGCGTGCCACCTCGACGAGCCTGTCGGCGGCGTGCGGGGCGGGGGCGATGACCTCAGCGCACACGCCGTCCCGCTGCACGGTCTCGACCACCGGGTACGACCTCAGATCGCCCGAGGGGCGGCGGGCCACCTGCTGCGCGAGCTCGCGGGTGAAGTCGACGAGCTCCTCCACCAGCAGCTCGCCGCCGCGGGCGTCCTCGGCGAGCGCCGTGAACCAGTCCTCCGCCTC is a genomic window containing:
- a CDS encoding ABC transporter permease, encoding MTQIDLTDYDVPGRGRGLVDLIRWRYLLGLLVRKGTATRYRNSVLGWTWSYVKPLSQFVIYYFVMGVILQFHRDIENFPIYLFSGVIIVNLFNEAFGNATNSIVENRALVNKIYLPRELFPAASVIVALIHFAPQMLVLLVICLLVGWTPTIGAVLGAVGAVILIVAFATGLGLFFGGINVRFRDAQNFVEIIRMFATWTSPVLYTWMLVRDVLSGPVFAIYMSNPLSVAVELFHHGFWNATVEQQQPFPPLFWAYSIAGVAACLIMLVVGQTVFRKMERTFAQDL
- a CDS encoding glycosyltransferase family 2 protein; amino-acid sequence: MPNMRSHAARAARRLLGARYDTVRARLVGAPLPPSPAREAAALQASGLFDADFYRRLRALPASTDPAKDYARYGSRQKLPFHPLIEPEYVGGDALVALSEGRVDDFLAALRRLPVDRWGPLLANWPVGQQLGADRNQLVVSMDGIAMSAEEAAERLIDFHAGLGHPTDEIGETDWQAALTAPRVEGRVSVIMLTYQDHAMTTAAVDAVLRTTENEDVEVVLVDNASRDAVGRVLVARYGSHPRVRYLRPAVNLNFGPGSNLGAIRSTGEYLMLLNNDTLPQKGWLAPLLARLTRPGVTAVQPLLLYPDGTVQTAGTVFAAPRSLAHHFLVGHPLADAVRHGGTGFRAITAGAMLIRASDFLSLRGFDPAYVNGQEDVDFCLRAARDIGGGFDVESSSRVIHFESKTPGRMARASANRQVLMHRWRAELTAADAQQYAEAGLELAHAQPDISGPFAIARPVAVRPRQERKPRWSIATDIPAAEIILGDGPSPHWSLVRELVASIEDLGHEVTVDAAEVRLRATAYLDDIRLVFGARSDASPWLGRFNVLLSNGDTTAGHDDGFDARLTIPSLANPAEAAARLRDISASAGFPVADV
- a CDS encoding glycosyltransferase, whose protein sequence is MTTTLRVVLDAPAAPGDAPAEAARQLARALVRTAPPACEVAAVVPAIADDEISRLHIDVPGLADVAAAPLPRRELAASWQLGVAAGVAGGMIHSPTFLAPLVRHDRVYAHEQTVVTLWDLTAWEAPEELGRAGVMWQKAMLKRAVKHADAVVVPSHAHADALRQVAPKLGDRIRVIAGAAPEGFAAPTDEVGRRRSLELPGEYVVIDGTAGGAEIAFAGVMASGADLPVVVMNVPDDRAAAIREAGAAAGLDESRLRVPGPLTAADRAAVLAGATALVSPSTVTGFPWAVVEALTLSLPVVVADTPANRELVVDGGALAQPSADAIGGALSQLLGSDAARSRAAVLAGDRGRAFSWAGAAERVWQLHADL
- a CDS encoding LCP family protein, with the translated sequence MSVASPPRTAGSRTSGRGSLLQQRPMRHPDAGSADVMTRRAWWLVVLNFLLPGSAQVLAGNRRLGRVGVAATLTMWVLIVVAALGALLWREAVTTLGTNWFVLTLVQVVLIAYVVLWVVLTVDTLRLARLVRTRPRARVGIAALAVALLVLAGGTTAYAAYSVGTLRGAFGSIFGQSGPSVPPSDGYYNILLLGADSGDGRDSMRFDSISVVSINAETGAVTITGIPRDIQNPPFSAGPMQDLYPDGFEGHGDATCGWGAGINQLMNAVEVCRDGSGLYPDAESVGSTPAVEATKDAAEGVLGIEIPYYVFVDMHGFADMIDALGGVDITVAERLPKGGGPAYDGQPVDDWAIGWIEAGEQHMDGDTAQWYARSRYTTNDWDRMQRQRQLQQAMLAQLDPATVLTRFNDIAAAGQDLIETDVPQSMFPTFVELALKAKEQPVASLELTPMGIGIDPDDPDYDRVHEIVRDALHPPTPEPES
- the purE gene encoding 5-(carboxyamino)imidazole ribonucleotide mutase yields the protein MGSDSDWRVMSDASQALSDFAVPHEVEVVSAHRTPDKLLRYGREARARGVKVIIAGAGGAAHLPGMLASVTSLPVIGVPVQLATLDGLDSLLSIVQMPAGIPVATVSINGAKNAGLLAVRMLGVGDDRLADRIEGYARDLEAQVEEKNRRLKDSL
- a CDS encoding 5-(carboxyamino)imidazole ribonucleotide synthase; protein product: MALRVGVVGGGQLARMMIAPAVELGVELRVLAEEPGMAAALAATAVGDYRDADTVLAFARDVDVVTFDHEHVPQDVLRALVDAGVAVHPGPDALRFAQDKLLMRARLDELGMPQPDWAAVADATGLQAFLDAHGGRAVVKTPRGGYDGKGVRVVSSAAEAEDWFTALAEDARGGELLVEELVDFTRELAQQVARRPSGDLRSYPVVETVQRDGVCAEVIAPAPHAADRLVEVARGIGEAIATGLGVTGMLAVELFETSDHRLLVNELAMRPHNSGHWSQDGAVTGQFEQHLRAVLDLPLGDTRPREPWSVMVNILGGPAQGDLEERFAAALDAHPAAKVHTYGKAPRPGRKVGHVTVAGAHLDDVVYESRAAAAHFLE